A window of Polaromonas hydrogenivorans contains these coding sequences:
- a CDS encoding LysR family transcriptional regulator has translation MERSDLELVVAVRDHGSLAAAARSLDVAAPVVTKRLAALEARLGQRLFQRTTRRVSPTAEGETVCERAVVLLQGFSALEAELQERKAEPTGLIRLAATFGFGRLWLGPALAIFQERYPRIDIQLQLTEQLPDLAGEGFDGAIWLWSVQGRQAAQWVSRRLARNQRVLVAAPGYLQQHGMPADLNALQEHACLIVRENGNAQGQSFDTWTLHKGNSKTPERVRVRGPLSSNSGELVRDWCLDGRGIMLRSLWDIAPWLASGQLVRVLEDHAMPDADIHWLAPYRTDSPRRIRLLIDFLVAQFQDEPWKTTLPAASRAVPPG, from the coding sequence ATGGAACGTAGTGACCTGGAACTGGTGGTGGCTGTCCGTGACCACGGCAGCCTGGCGGCGGCGGCGCGCAGCCTGGATGTGGCAGCCCCCGTGGTCACCAAACGGCTCGCGGCACTTGAAGCACGGCTGGGCCAGCGCCTGTTCCAGCGCACGACCCGGCGCGTCAGTCCGACGGCCGAGGGCGAAACCGTCTGTGAACGGGCGGTGGTGTTGCTGCAGGGTTTTAGCGCGCTTGAGGCCGAGCTTCAGGAGCGCAAGGCAGAGCCCACCGGGCTGATACGGCTGGCCGCGACTTTTGGCTTTGGGCGCCTGTGGCTGGGGCCGGCGCTGGCTATTTTTCAGGAACGCTACCCGCGCATCGACATCCAGCTGCAACTCACCGAGCAACTGCCAGACCTTGCCGGCGAAGGCTTTGACGGCGCCATCTGGCTATGGTCCGTACAGGGCCGGCAGGCGGCGCAATGGGTGTCGCGCCGGCTGGCGCGCAATCAGCGCGTGCTGGTGGCCGCGCCCGGCTATCTCCAGCAGCATGGCATGCCGGCAGATCTGAATGCCTTGCAGGAGCACGCCTGCCTGATCGTGCGCGAAAACGGCAATGCCCAAGGCCAGAGCTTCGACACCTGGACGCTGCACAAAGGCAACAGCAAGACACCCGAACGGGTGAGGGTGCGCGGTCCGCTGTCGAGCAATTCGGGCGAACTGGTGCGCGACTGGTGCCTGGACGGGCGCGGCATCATGCTGCGAAGCCTGTGGGATATCGCGCCCTGGCTGGCTTCAGGCCAGTTGGTGCGGGTGCTGGAAGACCATGCCATGCCTGACGCCGATATTCACTGGCTGGCGCCTTACCGCACGGATTCGCCCCGGCGCATCCGGCTGCTGATTGATTTTCTGGTCGCGCAATTCCAGGACGAACCCTGGAAAACTACGCTGCCTGCGGCTTCGCGGGCCGTACCACCAGGCTGA
- a CDS encoding DMT family transporter, producing MPAVFVLIWSTGFIVAKFGLPYAPPLTFLVLRYAFSIACFLVWIRFSRARWPRGRQQWLHLAATGVLMHAGYLGGVWVAVKGGMGSGLAALIVGLQPVLTALWLSWAGSSSLSTPSQAQVTPRQWAGLGLGLGGLLLVVARKFGSGSEVTALTLGCAVFALFSITVGTLYQKHFVQPTDVRSANAIQLAAALLVTLPFAFMETEAIVWNAEFMGSMAWSVLALTLGGSSLLYLLIQRGAATSVTSLLYLVPPTTAVMAWLLFGESITLATVAGTALTALGVSLVVRPAKPQAA from the coding sequence ATGCCTGCCGTCTTCGTGCTGATCTGGAGCACCGGCTTCATCGTCGCCAAGTTCGGCCTGCCTTACGCACCGCCGCTGACTTTCCTGGTGCTGCGCTACGCTTTTTCCATTGCTTGTTTTCTGGTCTGGATCAGGTTCAGCCGCGCGCGCTGGCCTCGCGGCCGGCAGCAGTGGCTGCACCTGGCGGCAACCGGCGTGCTGATGCATGCGGGTTACCTCGGCGGCGTCTGGGTGGCGGTGAAGGGCGGCATGGGTTCCGGCCTGGCGGCATTAATCGTCGGCCTGCAGCCCGTTCTCACGGCGCTGTGGCTCTCGTGGGCCGGCTCATCCAGCCTTTCCACTCCGTCGCAAGCGCAGGTCACACCCCGTCAGTGGGCGGGGCTGGGGCTGGGGCTGGGCGGCCTGCTGCTGGTGGTGGCCCGCAAATTCGGCAGCGGCAGCGAGGTTACCGCGCTGACCTTGGGCTGCGCGGTGTTTGCCCTGTTCAGCATCACCGTGGGAACGCTGTACCAGAAGCATTTCGTGCAGCCGACCGATGTGCGCAGCGCCAACGCCATTCAACTGGCCGCAGCCTTGCTGGTGACGCTGCCATTTGCCTTCATGGAAACCGAAGCGATTGTCTGGAATGCCGAGTTCATGGGTTCGATGGCCTGGTCGGTGCTGGCGTTGACGCTGGGCGGCAGTTCGCTGCTTTATCTGCTGATCCAGCGCGGCGCGGCCACCTCGGTGACCAGCCTGCTTTACCTGGTGCCGCCCACCACGGCAGTGATGGCATGGCTGCTGTTTGGCGAGTCCATCACGCTGGCGACCGTTGCCGGTACGGCGCTCACGGCATTGGGCGTCAGCCTGGTGGTACGGCCCGCGAAGCCGCAGGCAGCGTAG
- the pgsA gene encoding CDP-diacylglycerol--glycerol-3-phosphate 3-phosphatidyltransferase, which translates to MFLTIPTLMTWTRIVAIPLIVGVFYLNIPAAERNLIATVMFVVFAATDWLDGYLARKLNQASSFGAFLDPVADKFLVCASLLVLVHLQRADVFVALIIIGREIAISALREWMAQIGASRSVAVHMLGKVKTTVQMIAIPFLLYDGRLFGVINTPVWGTWLIWLSAILTVWSMVYYLQKAIPEIRARTK; encoded by the coding sequence ATGTTTCTGACCATCCCCACCCTAATGACCTGGACGCGCATTGTTGCGATTCCGCTGATCGTGGGGGTTTTTTACCTGAACATCCCTGCTGCCGAACGCAACCTGATCGCCACCGTGATGTTCGTGGTGTTTGCCGCAACCGACTGGCTCGACGGTTATCTGGCCCGCAAGCTGAACCAGGCGTCGTCATTCGGTGCATTCCTCGACCCGGTGGCCGACAAGTTCCTGGTCTGCGCCTCGCTGCTGGTGCTGGTGCATCTGCAGCGCGCCGATGTGTTCGTGGCGCTCATCATCATCGGCCGAGAGATTGCGATTTCGGCGCTGCGCGAATGGATGGCGCAGATTGGTGCGTCGCGCAGCGTCGCGGTTCACATGCTAGGCAAGGTCAAGACCACGGTGCAGATGATTGCGATTCCCTTCCTGCTGTACGACGGCCGTCTGTTCGGCGTCATCAACACCCCTGTCTGGGGAACCTGGCTGATCTGGCTTTCCGCCATCCTGACGGTCTGGTCGATGGTGTACTACCTGCAAAAAGCGATTCCCGAAATCCGCGCACGGACCAAGTGA
- the uvrC gene encoding excinuclease ABC subunit UvrC translates to MNAMTPTHEFDPQLLSEVAALPPLPGVYRYFDADGGVLYVGKARNLKKRVTSYFQKNHGGTRIGHMVTKIARMETTVVRSEAEALLLENNLIKTLNPKYNILFRDDKSYPYLKLTAAQVKPEGGAPSATAYPRIAYYRGAVEKKHHYFGPYPSAWAVKDTILLLQKVFRLRTCEDTVFNNRTRPCLLYQIKRCSAPCVGHVSPEQYALDTANAERFLKGQTQEILGELENKMLAHADRLEFEQAAELRNQMSALSKILHQQSMEVGGDKDVDILAVKVQGGKACVNLAMVRGGRHLGDRPYFPTHVENAADVAALDAELDAPADQPKEKSIEALVLEAFIAQHYIDVPVPPTLVVSEPVDKDLMAALAEQTGSRVAAVHQPREQRRVWLEMAQKNAGLQLARLLAEQGSQQARTRALAEALELPLDNLDALRIECFDISHTAGESTQASCVVFKEHKMQSSEYRRYNIEGITPGDDYAAMRQVLMRRYTKLAEAARNGEATLPDLVLVDGGKGQVAMAREVFSELGLDLGLIAGVEKGEGRKVGLEELVFADGRDKVYLGRDSAALMLIAQIRDEAHRFAITGMRARRAKVRVGGSRLEDIAGIGPKRRASLLQRFGGVRGIASASVEDIAMVDGISTELAEEIYRALH, encoded by the coding sequence ATGAATGCCATGACCCCGACCCACGAATTCGATCCCCAACTGCTCAGCGAAGTGGCCGCGCTGCCGCCGCTGCCCGGCGTTTACCGCTACTTTGATGCGGACGGCGGCGTGCTTTACGTCGGCAAGGCGCGCAACCTGAAAAAGCGGGTCACCAGCTATTTCCAGAAAAACCATGGCGGCACCCGGATTGGCCACATGGTGACCAAGATAGCCCGCATGGAAACCACGGTGGTGCGCTCGGAAGCCGAGGCGCTGCTGCTGGAAAACAACCTGATCAAGACGCTTAACCCGAAGTACAACATCCTGTTCCGGGACGACAAGAGCTATCCCTACCTCAAGCTGACAGCCGCCCAGGTCAAGCCGGAGGGCGGCGCGCCGTCGGCAACGGCTTATCCGCGCATTGCCTATTACCGGGGCGCGGTCGAGAAAAAGCACCACTACTTTGGCCCGTATCCCAGCGCCTGGGCCGTCAAGGACACGATTTTGCTGCTGCAAAAGGTGTTCAGGCTGCGCACCTGCGAAGACACGGTGTTCAACAACCGCACCCGGCCCTGCCTGCTGTACCAGATCAAGCGCTGTTCCGCGCCTTGCGTGGGCCATGTGTCGCCCGAGCAGTACGCGCTCGACACGGCGAATGCCGAGCGGTTCTTAAAGGGCCAGACACAGGAAATCCTGGGCGAGCTGGAAAACAAGATGCTGGCGCACGCCGACCGGCTGGAGTTCGAGCAGGCCGCCGAACTGCGCAACCAGATGTCGGCGCTGTCCAAGATACTGCACCAGCAATCGATGGAGGTTGGCGGCGACAAGGATGTGGACATCCTGGCGGTGAAAGTGCAGGGCGGCAAGGCCTGCGTCAACCTGGCGATGGTGCGCGGCGGCCGCCACTTGGGCGACCGGCCTTATTTCCCGACGCATGTGGAAAACGCCGCCGACGTGGCCGCGCTGGATGCCGAACTGGATGCTCCGGCCGATCAGCCGAAGGAAAAATCGATTGAAGCCCTGGTGCTCGAAGCCTTCATCGCGCAACACTACATCGACGTGCCGGTGCCGCCCACGCTGGTGGTCAGCGAGCCGGTGGACAAGGACCTGATGGCGGCGCTGGCCGAGCAGACCGGCAGCCGCGTCGCCGCCGTTCACCAGCCGCGCGAGCAGCGCCGTGTCTGGCTGGAAATGGCGCAGAAAAATGCCGGCCTGCAACTGGCGCGGCTGCTGGCCGAGCAGGGCTCGCAGCAGGCGCGCACCCGGGCGCTGGCAGAGGCGCTGGAGTTGCCGCTGGACAACCTGGACGCCTTGCGCATCGAGTGCTTTGACATCTCGCACACGGCCGGCGAATCAACCCAGGCGTCCTGCGTGGTGTTCAAAGAGCACAAGATGCAAAGCAGCGAATACCGCCGCTACAACATCGAAGGCATTACCCCGGGCGACGACTACGCGGCCATGCGCCAGGTCTTGATGCGCCGCTACACCAAGCTGGCCGAGGCGGCGCGCAACGGCGAAGCCACGCTGCCCGACCTGGTGCTGGTCGATGGCGGCAAGGGGCAGGTGGCTATGGCGCGCGAAGTGTTCAGTGAATTGGGGCTGGATTTGGGGTTGATTGCCGGCGTTGAAAAAGGCGAAGGCCGCAAGGTCGGACTCGAAGAGCTGGTCTTTGCCGATGGCCGCGACAAGGTTTACCTGGGACGCGATTCGGCGGCGCTGATGCTGATTGCCCAGATCCGCGACGAGGCGCACCGCTTCGCCATCACCGGCATGCGCGCCAGGCGGGCCAAGGTGCGGGTGGGCGGCAGCCGGCTTGAAGACATTGCAGGCATCGGTCCCAAGCGCCGGGCCAGCCTGCTGCAGCGCTTTGGCGGAGTACGCGGCATTGCATCGGCCAGCGTCGAGGACATCGCCATGGTCGATGGCATTTCGACCGAACTCGCCGAGGAAATTTACCGGGCATTGCATTGA
- the earP gene encoding elongation factor P maturation arginine rhamnosyltransferase EarP, which produces MNHSLQWDIFCKVIDNFGDIGVCWRLAANLATRGQRVRLWVDDASALAWMAPEGCEGVRVLPWNAPLDLSDACLEQQPPDVLIESFGCEIAPEFIAACAYQTSVKGLKPVWINLEYLSAEPYVERCHALPSPVRDGPAAGWSKWFFYPGFTEATGGLLREPGLLEPQARFDRPAWLATQGIAWTGEKLVSLFCYEPDALPGLLRQFAQHGLDGEPVRLLVAAGRAASAVKTAFNDEIRLLRNTHGHKLLSISYLPLLTQMEFDHMLWVCDLNFVRGEDSVVRALWAGRPFVWHIYPQGDAAHLDKLEAFLDMLQAPPSLRSFHRVWNRKSAGPGPLRTPPPNLPAWQACALAARSRLMAQDDLCSRLLGFVAKNR; this is translated from the coding sequence ATGAATCACAGCCTGCAATGGGACATTTTTTGCAAAGTCATCGACAACTTCGGGGACATTGGCGTGTGCTGGCGCCTGGCCGCCAACCTGGCGACGCGCGGCCAACGGGTGCGTTTGTGGGTGGACGATGCTTCTGCGCTGGCCTGGATGGCACCGGAAGGCTGCGAAGGCGTTCGTGTGCTGCCCTGGAATGCGCCGCTCGACCTGAGTGATGCCTGTCTTGAGCAACAGCCGCCTGATGTCCTGATCGAATCGTTCGGCTGCGAAATTGCTCCTGAATTCATAGCTGCTTGTGCATACCAGACAAGCGTAAAAGGCCTGAAACCCGTATGGATCAACCTCGAATACCTGTCCGCCGAGCCCTACGTCGAGCGCTGCCACGCCCTGCCCTCGCCGGTACGGGACGGCCCGGCGGCCGGCTGGAGCAAGTGGTTTTTCTACCCCGGCTTCACCGAAGCAACCGGCGGCCTGCTGCGCGAGCCCGGCCTGCTGGAGCCGCAGGCGCGCTTCGACCGCCCGGCATGGCTGGCGACCCAGGGCATTGCCTGGACGGGAGAAAAACTGGTTTCGCTGTTCTGCTATGAGCCGGACGCGCTGCCTGGGCTGCTGCGGCAGTTTGCGCAGCACGGGCTGGATGGCGAACCGGTGCGCCTGCTGGTGGCGGCGGGCCGGGCCGCCAGCGCGGTGAAAACAGCTTTTAATGACGAAATAAGGCTTTTGCGCAATACTCATGGGCATAAGCTGCTATCAATTTCATATCTCCCGCTGTTGACCCAGATGGAGTTCGACCACATGCTATGGGTCTGCGACCTGAATTTTGTGCGCGGCGAAGACTCGGTGGTGCGTGCCCTTTGGGCCGGCAGGCCTTTTGTCTGGCACATCTACCCGCAAGGCGATGCAGCGCACCTGGACAAGCTGGAGGCTTTTCTGGACATGCTGCAGGCGCCGCCTTCGCTGCGAAGCTTTCACCGGGTGTGGAACCGCAAAAGCGCAGGCCCCGGCCCCTTGAGAACCCCGCCGCCGAACCTGCCCGCCTGGCAGGCCTGCGCCCTTGCCGCCCGCTCCCGCCTGATGGCCCAGGATGACCTGTGTAGCCGTTTGCTCGGCTTTGTGGCAAAAAACCGCTAA
- the efp gene encoding elongation factor P, giving the protein MKIAQEIRAGNVIMNGKDPMVVLKTEYSRGGRNSATVRMKLKSLIANFNTEVVFKADDKIDQVILDKKECTYSYFADPMYICMDTEYNQYEVEAENMGDSLNYLQDGMELEVVFYDGKAISVEVPTSVQREITWTEPAVKGDTSGKVLKPAKLATGFEIGVPIFVAQGDVVEIDTRTGEYRKRV; this is encoded by the coding sequence ATGAAAATCGCTCAAGAAATCCGCGCCGGTAACGTCATCATGAACGGCAAGGATCCGATGGTCGTGCTCAAGACCGAATACAGCCGCGGCGGCCGCAACTCCGCCACCGTGCGCATGAAGCTCAAAAGCCTGATCGCCAACTTCAACACCGAAGTCGTCTTCAAGGCCGACGACAAGATCGACCAGGTCATCCTGGACAAGAAGGAATGCACCTATTCCTACTTTGCCGACCCGATGTACATCTGCATGGACACCGAGTACAACCAGTACGAAGTCGAAGCCGAAAACATGGGCGACTCGCTGAACTACCTGCAAGACGGCATGGAACTCGAAGTCGTGTTCTACGACGGCAAGGCCATTTCCGTCGAAGTGCCGACCAGCGTGCAGCGCGAAATCACCTGGACCGAGCCTGCCGTCAAGGGCGACACGTCCGGCAAGGTGCTCAAGCCCGCCAAGCTGGCCACCGGCTTTGAAATCGGCGTGCCTATTTTCGTGGCGCAGGGCGATGTCGTCGAAATCGACACCCGCACCGGCGAATACCGCAAGCGCGTCTGA
- a CDS encoding TIGR00730 family Rossman fold protein yields MEQTQDLSEDRLANAWAELHALSTDTTPLRPDANRLAFADPEFLLRRETRGLRIQLEMLKPEIDQQAQGIENTIVVFGSARFPAPEQAEAALKLAEEGDDEAALTLARRHVRNAQYYDQARLFARIVAGYSNPRPSAEQLFICTGGGPGIMEAANRGAQEMGALTVGLNIVLPHEQGSNPYISPSLNFKFHYFALRKMHFMMRAKALVAFPGGFGTLDELFEVITLVQTKKAKPVPIILFGTEYWKRLFNFDVMIEEGAISPQDLNLIQYVDEPQAAWDAIKNFYEL; encoded by the coding sequence ATGGAACAAACTCAAGACCTCTCAGAAGACCGCCTGGCCAACGCCTGGGCTGAACTGCATGCCCTTTCCACCGACACCACGCCGCTGCGGCCCGATGCCAATCGGCTCGCCTTTGCCGACCCGGAGTTCCTTCTGCGGCGCGAAACCCGAGGCCTGCGCATCCAGCTTGAAATGCTCAAGCCTGAAATCGACCAGCAAGCCCAGGGCATCGAAAACACCATCGTGGTGTTCGGCAGCGCCCGCTTCCCGGCCCCCGAGCAGGCTGAGGCGGCGCTCAAGCTGGCCGAGGAAGGCGATGATGAAGCTGCGCTGACACTGGCCCGGCGCCATGTCCGCAATGCCCAGTACTACGACCAGGCGCGGCTGTTCGCGCGCATCGTAGCGGGCTACAGCAATCCGCGTCCCTCGGCGGAGCAGCTGTTCATCTGCACCGGCGGCGGCCCGGGCATCATGGAGGCCGCCAATCGCGGAGCCCAGGAAATGGGCGCGCTCACCGTGGGCCTCAACATCGTGCTGCCGCACGAGCAAGGCTCAAACCCCTATATCTCGCCCTCGCTGAACTTCAAGTTTCACTACTTCGCGCTGCGCAAGATGCATTTCATGATGCGAGCCAAGGCGCTGGTGGCTTTTCCCGGCGGGTTTGGCACGCTTGACGAGCTGTTCGAGGTCATCACGCTGGTGCAGACCAAGAAGGCCAAGCCGGTGCCCATCATTCTCTTCGGCACCGAATACTGGAAAAGGCTGTTCAACTTCGACGTCATGATCGAGGAAGGCGCGATTTCACCGCAGGACCTGAATCTGATCCAGTATGTCGATGAGCCGCAAGCCGCCTGGGACGCCATCAAGAATTTCTACGAACTTTAA
- a CDS encoding DNA recombination protein RmuC codes for MESWLMMALLLANLLLLVWLAVRKPAEIAGDGNAELLNGFAEVNDRLERELRREISDNSRSSRQELAATLATFQQALVQQGAEATRTQNTQIDAFSRQLGLLQKSLSDTLATQLQSVSESNARRMLEVRETLERQLAQLQQSNAAKLDEMRRTVDEKLHDTLETRLGQSFKQVADRLEQVHKGLGEMQTLAQGVGDLKHLLTNVKTRGIFGEAQLAALLEQVFTVDQYAAQVVTRRGGKNPVDFAIKLPGRSDSGEPLWLPIDAKFPNEDYERLLDAQQRADGPGAEVAGKALEVRIRLEAKSICEKYIEPPYTTDFAILFLPTEGLYAEVLRRPGLIECLQRDHRITLAGPTTLLAMLNSLQMGFRTLALEKRSSEVWQVLGAVKTEFGKFGDVLAKVKSQTETVLNTLTSAEQRSRVMGKALRNVEALPEADAVRLIPLDKELD; via the coding sequence ATGGAGTCCTGGTTGATGATGGCCTTGCTGCTGGCCAACCTGCTCTTGCTGGTCTGGCTGGCGGTGCGCAAACCGGCGGAAATTGCAGGCGATGGAAATGCCGAGCTGCTGAACGGCTTTGCGGAAGTCAATGACCGGCTGGAGCGCGAACTGCGGCGCGAGATCAGCGACAACTCGCGCAGCAGCCGCCAGGAACTGGCAGCGACGCTCGCCACCTTCCAGCAGGCGCTGGTGCAGCAGGGCGCCGAAGCCACCCGCACGCAGAACACGCAGATCGATGCGTTTTCCCGCCAGCTTGGCCTGTTGCAGAAAAGCCTGTCGGACACGCTGGCGACGCAGCTGCAGTCGGTCAGCGAATCGAACGCGCGCCGCATGCTTGAGGTGCGTGAAACGCTGGAAAGGCAGCTGGCGCAACTGCAGCAAAGCAATGCCGCCAAGCTCGACGAGATGCGCCGCACGGTCGATGAAAAGCTGCATGACACGCTAGAAACCCGCTTGGGCCAGAGCTTCAAGCAGGTCGCCGACCGGCTGGAACAGGTTCACAAGGGGCTGGGCGAAATGCAGACGCTGGCGCAGGGCGTGGGCGACCTCAAGCATTTGCTGACCAACGTGAAAACGCGCGGCATTTTTGGCGAGGCGCAACTGGCGGCGCTGCTCGAACAGGTCTTTACCGTGGACCAGTACGCCGCGCAGGTCGTCACCCGGCGCGGCGGCAAGAATCCGGTCGATTTCGCCATCAAGCTGCCGGGCCGCTCCGACTCGGGCGAGCCGCTGTGGCTGCCGATTGATGCGAAATTTCCCAACGAAGACTATGAGCGCCTGCTCGATGCGCAGCAGCGCGCCGACGGGCCGGGCGCCGAGGTCGCGGGCAAGGCGCTGGAGGTGCGCATCCGCCTGGAAGCCAAATCGATCTGCGAAAAGTACATCGAGCCGCCTTATACGACCGACTTCGCCATCCTGTTCCTGCCGACCGAGGGCCTGTACGCCGAGGTGCTGCGCCGCCCCGGCCTGATCGAATGCCTGCAGCGCGACCATCGCATCACGCTGGCCGGTCCGACCACGCTGCTGGCCATGCTCAACTCCCTGCAGATGGGTTTCAGGACGCTGGCGCTGGAAAAGCGTTCCAGCGAGGTGTGGCAGGTGCTGGGCGCGGTCAAGACCGAGTTCGGCAAGTTCGGCGACGTGCTGGCCAAGGTCAAGTCGCAGACCGAAACCGTGCTCAACACCCTGACCAGCGCCGAGCAGCGCAGCCGCGTCATGGGCAAGGCCCTGCGCAATGTCGAGGCCCTGCCCGAGGCTGACGCGGTCCGGCTGATTCCGCTGGACAAGGAACTGGATTAA
- a CDS encoding 2-hydroxyacid dehydrogenase, which produces MSKPKILIARAVFPEIIARLEAHFDVESNQADASWSKAELIARLKDKDGAFTTGGDRIDAEVLAACPQLKICANMAVGYNNFDIAAMTAAGVLATNAPDVLTETTADFGFALLMATARRITESEHYLRAGKWTKWSYDMFAGSDIHGSTLGILGMGRIGQGIAKRGAHGFGMKVIYHNRSRLDAALEAECKAGYVGKEELLKTADHLVLVLPYSPASHHSIGAAELALMKPTATLVNIARGGIVDDAALAAALRNKTIAAAGLDVFEGEPSVHPDLLTVPNVVLTPHIASATIPTRLAMASLAAGNLIGFFKENKPLTPLNPAVIAIK; this is translated from the coding sequence ATGAGCAAACCGAAAATCCTGATTGCCCGCGCCGTCTTTCCTGAAATCATCGCCCGGCTGGAAGCGCATTTCGACGTCGAGTCCAATCAGGCCGACGCAAGCTGGTCCAAGGCCGAACTGATAGCGCGCCTCAAGGACAAGGACGGCGCCTTCACCACCGGCGGCGACCGCATTGATGCCGAGGTGCTGGCCGCCTGTCCCCAGCTCAAAATCTGCGCCAACATGGCCGTCGGCTACAACAATTTTGACATTGCCGCGATGACCGCCGCCGGCGTGCTGGCCACCAACGCGCCCGACGTGCTGACCGAAACCACCGCCGACTTCGGCTTTGCCCTATTGATGGCGACGGCCCGGCGCATCACCGAAAGCGAGCATTACCTGCGCGCCGGAAAATGGACGAAGTGGAGTTACGACATGTTCGCCGGCTCCGACATCCATGGCTCCACGCTGGGCATTCTGGGCATGGGCCGCATCGGGCAGGGCATTGCCAAACGCGGCGCGCACGGCTTTGGCATGAAGGTGATTTACCACAACCGCTCCCGGCTGGACGCTGCACTCGAAGCTGAATGCAAGGCCGGCTATGTCGGCAAGGAAGAGTTGCTCAAGACCGCCGACCACCTGGTGCTGGTGCTGCCGTATTCGCCGGCATCGCACCACAGCATCGGCGCGGCCGAGCTGGCGCTGATGAAGCCGACCGCCACGCTGGTCAATATCGCGCGCGGTGGCATCGTCGATGACGCCGCCCTGGCAGCGGCCCTGCGCAACAAGACGATTGCGGCGGCGGGCCTGGATGTGTTTGAAGGCGAGCCCTCGGTGCATCCCGATCTGCTGACGGTGCCCAATGTCGTGCTGACGCCGCACATTGCCAGCGCCACGATTCCAACGCGCCTGGCGATGGCCAGCCTGGCGGCCGGCAACCTGATCGGATTTTTCAAGGAAAACAAGCCACTTACGCCCTTGAATCCTGCGGTTATAGCTATCAAATAA
- a CDS encoding sodium:proton antiporter produces MSVFRWLGAVALLSLWPGLSFAASMDGSQLSVLWGVPFAGLLLSIALLPLLTPSFWHHHFGKVSAAWSLAFLLPFALIYGPGMAAFSFMHALLEEYIPFILLLTALFTVAGGIHIRGNLHGSPGLNTAILGVGAVLASFMGTTGASMLLIRPLIRANDNRAHKAHVVVFFIFIVSNAGGSLTPLGDPPLFLGFLKGVDFFWTVSHIFPETLFLIGSLLAIFYALDAWFYHRREELMPLDPTPDTRRIGFDGAANFWLLAAVAGLVLLSGIWKSAVVFNIAGTDVGLPGLVRDAGLVAITLLSLNITAAKVHADNQFSWGPMLEVAKLFAGIFLTIVPVIAMLKAGTSGPFGAVVSSVTRPDGTPDPAMYFWATGMLSSFLDNAPTYLVFFNTAGGDAQAMMTTFASTLAAISAGAVFMGANTYIGNAPNLMVKAIAEERDVKMPSFFGYMLWSGGVLIPLFIIMTFIWFK; encoded by the coding sequence ATGAGCGTTTTCCGCTGGCTTGGCGCTGTTGCGCTGCTGTCGCTATGGCCCGGCCTGTCGTTCGCGGCCTCGATGGACGGCAGCCAGCTGTCGGTGCTGTGGGGCGTTCCATTTGCCGGCCTGCTGCTGTCGATTGCGCTGCTGCCGCTGCTGACGCCTTCATTCTGGCACCATCATTTTGGCAAGGTGTCAGCCGCCTGGTCGCTGGCTTTCCTGCTGCCTTTTGCGCTGATCTACGGCCCGGGCATGGCGGCTTTCAGCTTCATGCATGCGCTGCTGGAGGAATACATTCCCTTCATCCTGTTGCTGACGGCGCTTTTTACCGTGGCGGGCGGCATCCATATCCGGGGCAACCTGCACGGCAGCCCGGGGCTGAACACGGCCATCTTGGGCGTTGGCGCGGTGCTGGCGAGTTTCATGGGCACCACCGGCGCCTCGATGCTGCTGATTCGGCCGCTGATCCGGGCCAATGACAACCGCGCGCACAAGGCGCATGTGGTGGTGTTCTTCATCTTCATTGTCTCGAACGCCGGCGGCTCGCTGACGCCGCTGGGCGATCCGCCGCTGTTCCTGGGATTTTTGAAGGGCGTGGATTTTTTCTGGACCGTCAGCCATATCTTCCCGGAAACGCTGTTTCTGATCGGCAGCCTGCTGGCCATTTTCTATGCCCTCGACGCGTGGTTTTATCACCGCCGCGAAGAACTCATGCCGCTGGACCCGACACCCGACACCCGGCGCATCGGCTTTGACGGGGCCGCCAATTTCTGGCTGCTGGCCGCCGTGGCGGGGCTGGTGCTGCTCAGCGGCATCTGGAAGTCGGCCGTGGTGTTCAACATCGCCGGCACCGATGTCGGCCTGCCGGGCCTGGTGCGTGATGCCGGGCTGGTCGCCATCACCTTGCTGTCGCTGAACATCACGGCGGCCAAAGTCCATGCCGACAACCAGTTTTCCTGGGGGCCGATGCTGGAAGTGGCCAAGCTGTTCGCGGGCATTTTCCTGACCATCGTTCCGGTGATTGCCATGCTCAAGGCCGGCACCAGCGGCCCGTTCGGTGCGGTGGTGTCCAGCGTGACACGGCCCGACGGCACGCCCGATCCGGCGATGTACTTCTGGGCCACCGGCATGCTCAGCTCCTTTCTGGACAATGCGCCGACTTACCTGGTGTTCTTCAATACCGCCGGCGGCGACGCGCAGGCGATGATGACCACGTTCGCCTCGACCCTGGCGGCGATTTCGGCCGGCGCCGTTTTCATGGGTGCCAATACCTACATCGGCAATGCCCCCAACCTGATGGTCAAGGCCATCGCCGAAGAGCGCGATGTCAAAATGCCGAGCTTCTTTGGCTACATGCTGTGGTCGGGCGGGGTCTTGATTCCGCTGTTCATCATCATGACTTTTATCTGGTTCAAATAA